One segment of Lachancea thermotolerans CBS 6340 chromosome E complete sequence DNA contains the following:
- a CDS encoding uncharacterized protein (similar to uniprot|P38256 Saccharomyces cerevisiae YBR096W Hypothetical ORF): protein MYRLIKLLGLLVLLSTYKSLPGAYFVRFYAYVLRNLGLPMLLGKKTETIAQLQSQQLGCFSYTSLKTYASLFECDFYLHKSNSTYFEELDISRTDLMTKIFQSLFLNSKRMPYVPVANVFTNFLKEIKPFQPYEVRSCIFCWDEKWIYILSRFYIKQGTQLASLSITKYVLKDGRKTIKPADALQFCGLYNEEAESISERNMKLLSQQCGFHETKPLEEISHQYNKI, encoded by the coding sequence ATGTACCGATTAATTAAGCTTCTGGGACTGTTAGTTCTCCTATCGACGTACAAGAGCCTTCCTGGTGCTTACTTCGTGAGATTCTATGCCTACGTCTTGAGGAACTTGGGCCTTCCAATGCTCCTGGGGAAGAAAACAGAGACAATTGCTCAACTACAaagccagcagcttggGTGTTTCTCATATACGAGCCTAAAAACCTACGCCTCGCTCTTCGAATGCGATTTCTACCTCCATAAAAGCAACAGCAcatattttgaagagctggatATTTCGAGAACCGACCTCATGACGAAGATATTCCAGAGTCTGTTTTTGAATTCGAAAAGAATGCCGTACGTCCCTGTAGCCAATGTCTTTaccaactttttgaaggaaatAAAGCCGTTCCAGCCATACGAGGTCCGTAGCTGTATTTTCTGCTGGGACGAGAAGTGGATCTACATTCTGAGTCGCTTTTACATCAAGCAGGGCACGCAACTGGCGTCTCTGTCAATTACAAAGTACGTGTTGAAAGatggaagaaaaacaatAAAACCAGCGGATGCCTTGCAATTCTGTGGGCTGTATAATGAAGAGGCTGAGTCAATCTCTGAGCGAAATATGAAGCTCCTGTCGCAGCAATGTGGCTTCCATGAGACAAAGCCTCTCGAGGAAATATCTCACCAGTACAACAAGATATAG
- the SMK1 gene encoding mitogen-activated protein kinase SMK1 (similar to uniprot|P41808 Saccharomyces cerevisiae YPR054W SMK1 Mitogen-activated protein kinase required for spore morphogenesis that is expressed as a middle sporulation-specific gene) has protein sequence MFTSVALQSNPNLINQAQNKSKPAIYSNKNTDVADASSPGTLRTPYTTTASNIRTIYQKANFSTPGNFDILQVLGKGSYGTVVSAIDKNGSGKPRRLAIKKVTNIFAREILLKRAIRELKFLNFFRGHKNIVSIVDLEIVTEKPYDGLYCYQELVEYDLARVIHSTVQFSEFHIRHFLYQILCGLKYIHSAEVVHRDLKPGNILCSINGTLKICDFGLARGIAQRHFGTKGAELSITNYVATRWYRAPELILSRKKYTKAIDMWAVGCILAEFYGRKPIFMGQDSLHQISEILEILGTPPRPIIAKYCSTRSWEIFSMRNEVKKRSWSSVYPFSCNHAHELLNALLDWDPDARPTAETALEHTFFVDLRNSEEEPICPHGTFDFSYENNFTSMTALRECLYDEVKAFKQQV, from the coding sequence ATGTTCACATCGGTTGCTCTTCAATCAAATCCGAATCTCATAAATCAGGCTCAAAACAAATCGAAGCCGGCAATATACAGTAACAAGAACACCGATGTTGCAGATGCGAGCTCTCCAGGAACTTTGAGAACACCTTACACAACAACGGCTTCCAATATTAGAACCATATATCAGAAAGCTAATTTCTCTACACCTGGTAACTTTGATATTTTACAAGTTTTAGGAAAAGGATCATACGGCACAGTTGTTTCCGCAATAGACAAGAATGGCAGCGGAAAACCAAGACGCCTAGCCATAAAAAAAGTGACGAATATATTTGCCAGAGAAATTCTCTTAAAGCGGGCCATACGCgagttgaagtttttgaatttctttaGAGGTCACAAGAACATTGTGAGCAttgttgatcttgagaTCGTTACAGAAAAACCTTACGATGGCTTGTACTGTTACCAAGAACTTGTAGAATATGACTTAGCAAGAGTTATACATTCGACTGTCCAATTTTCTGAGTTTCATATCAGACATTTTTTGTACCAGATTTTGTGCGGTCTCAAATACATTCACAGTGCGGAAGTTGTCCACAGGGACTTAAAGCCAGGAAATATTCTTTGTTCAATAAATGGGACACTAAAAATATGTGATTTTGGTCTTGCTAGAGGTATTGCTCAAAGACACTTTGGAACAAAAGGAGCGGAGCTCAGCATTACAAACTATGTGGCTACCCGGTGGTATAGGGCGCCAGAATTGATACTTTCCCGTAAAAAGTATACCAAGGCTATTGATATGTGGGCGGTTGGTTGTATTCTGGCCGAATTTTATGGCAGAAAGCCTATATTCATGGGCCAAGACTCACTTCATCAGATTTCTGAGATACTTGAAATCCTGGGAACACCGCCACGGCCGATCATAGCAAAATACTGTTCCACAAGGTCATGGGAGATATTTTCAATGAGGAATGAAGTAAAAAAGCGCAGTTGGTCGTCTGTTTACCCCTTCTCCTGTAATCATGCGCATGAACTTTTAAATGCACTTTTAGACTGGGACCCTGACGCGCGTCCAACGGCCGAGACTGCACTGGAACATACTTTTTTTGTGGATTTGCGTaattctgaagaagaacccaTCTGCCCTCATGGGACTTTTGATTTCTCCTATGAGAACAATTTTACTTCAATGACTGCCTTACGAGAATGCCTTTATGATGAAGTTAAGGCATTCAAACAACAAGTATAA
- the VPS15 gene encoding ubiquitin-binding serine/threonine protein kinase VPS15 (similar to uniprot|P22219 Saccharomyces cerevisiae YBR097W VPS15 Myristoylated Serine/threonine protein kinase involved in vacuolar protein sorting) — protein MKESRPSNVKLFNLVAIASWIFTLSKESLPNLRLQTKTLENQPRDLRNAGVLHVPLTSQIPSPSSLVSSAIVSYVKKGLYTAEETVRWTYEQFYTHYSMGAQLSLIAHTAPSIAISSYVDVLDDIHYLSQLNSSRFLKTCKALDPNGEILIKVFIKPTDEYSLTELSRQLTKESLVLAPLPNVLNYSKIVESDRAGYLIRQHLKSSAYDKLSSRPSLEPIELKFIIFQLLRSLDDIHSRGVCHGDLKLENLMLTSWNWLVVTDFSSLLKPTYLPDDNPGEFSFYFDTSQRRSCYVAPERFDSEQFHKNVQTKPGIKPEMDIFSAGCCIAEILSEGYSVFNLSQLFRYRNGEYNPSEFLDKNVTDPLFKELIMSMICLDPQKRSSVREILAKYRGSLFPEILYTFYYEYFKNLAICGGGSPSIGKTYSSSTLSSQVFEGDRVVEKIFKDLPKICASLGYPLRKVEPGDKTYDQKQQLIISLPFIGTIELQKFSAISSSLNEESALLLLSILLHSLRTINAASTRQRCMVLILALSQYVSDSNKLDRIIPYIVSMFFDESPSVQALSVQVLSQILTLVTELNRVNENIFVEYLIPRLKKLISSSKHSEYVRMVLAENIGNLARSAVRFQDISYASYFEEEHDVQGLEILQKMKMRLIHGFEEITIAFLTDNQSSVKIALLSDILPLCDLFVREKTNDVILSHLITYLNDKNSSLRIKLIQVITGVAVLLGPITLEQYILPLLIQTATDSEELVVVTVLKSLKSLCTIGLIQKKYFFDISSIVSPLLLHPNIWIRQFSLILLIEISHKLSKAEIYCLLYPIIRPYFEFDVQLTWESMVSSCKKPVSRTVYNILCTWSLRSTNSLFWKQVPSKQKDSFGNSSAIFINKEYTTKNYGFGGAYKLSKTSLKLADNREIMLTNEDKGWLDKIKTVGLKENELWKIAALRAYVFRVAKMIARKPDAIIPNNPLLGNEALSKRGFSSYRLPRNVFFDVQFLNDETHMRDSTHVIIKHSNTPEQAISERIPRTKSIDLNKSLLLNAKAAPTLNSNLDNVYVQLECSKSKPLLKKKPASCQSEVSPSKYVIKNSYEGGDCNVESYLRTIDVKPPFKAYPEFGPFSNLRGGTSGKTAFRSLAQLNFAFQVAEQKSAAINALSACNSRSFILSGSDEGAIKLWDMEKILKGETFLPTASFHAGSSIVDIVPLAGCDVFAVAAKDGSIFLLKIIDSESKGSEPSTSSLRVVRKYLLDDASEHVIKLATTPRDDEPMIYALTNTSKLFVIDPRTMQPTKIIKSDPLHGCVLSFVVSDDEAAVILGTSRGIIDVWDLRFKILVYSWTFADRAPIVNLNLYPSFSKRDGMNIVIVGGSSECIFTIWDFSKCQCKYVVADGEFAPSSGSLTAQTLKADDKEFKASNIEAGPISSIVVEGDNILVTDNETNSIICFNVKEGTAITAVLGVNAKKVGFKTLQLTATTKAMVKQKAAERTIPEITKNLHHNTINSAVMVRTALDWALVSADRSGIMNIYR, from the coding sequence ATGAAAGAGTCCCGACCATCAAATGTCAAACTATTCAACTTAGTGGCAATCGCATCTTGGATTTTCACTCTGTCTAAAGAATCCTTACCTAATCTCAGGCTACAAACGAAGACACTTGAAAATCAACCCCGTGACCTGAGGAATGCAGGGGTTCTTCATGTGCCTTTAACTAGTCAAATACCTAGCCCATCCAGTCTCGTATCAAGTGCTATAGTGTCCTATGTCAAAAAGGGTCTGTACACTGCAGAGGAAACAGTTCGATGGACCTATGAGCAGTTCTATACTCACTATTCGATGGGAGCCCAGCTCTCCTTAATTGCTCACACAGCACCTTCGATAGCCATCTCATCATATGTCGATGTGCTCGATGATATACACTATCTGTCGCAGCTGAACTCATCGCGGTTCCTCAAAACatgcaaagctttggatCCAAATGGGGAAATACTGATCAAAGTGTTTATAAAACCTACTGATGAGTACAGTTTAACAGAACTAAGCAGACAGCTAACCAAAGAATCCTTAGTCTTAGCTCCACTACCAAATGTCTTGAACTATAGCAAGATCGTGGAGTCCGACCGGGCAGGCTACCTCATCCGACAACACTTGAAGTCAAGTGCATATGACAAGCTAAGCTCACGGCCCTCACTTGAACCAATCGAGCTTAAGTTCATCATATTTCAGCTTTTAAGGTCACTAGACGACATACACAGCAGAGGCGTGTGCCATGGcgacttgaagctggagaaTCTCATGCTCACGAGCTGGAACTGGCTTGTGGTGACAGACTTCTCAAGCCTTCTAAAACCTACTTATCTTCCTGATGACAATCCCGGAGAATTTTCCTTCTATTTCGACacttctcaaagaagaagttgttaTGTTGCACCCGAAAGATTCGACTCAGAGCAGTTTCACAAGAATGTTCAAACGAAACCTGGAATAAAACCTGAGATGGACATCTTCAGTGCAGGCTGTTGCATAGCAGAGATTCTCTCGGAGGGATACTCTGTCTTCAATCTCTCCCAGCTGTTCAGGTATAGAAACGGCGAGTACAATCCCAGTGAGTTTCTCGATAAGAACGTGACTGATCCGCTTTTTAAAGAGCTCATAATGAGCATGATCTGTCTGGACcctcaaaagagaagtaGTGTCCGAGAAATTTTAGCGAAGTACAGAGGATCGCTGTTCCCAGAAATTCTGTACACGTTTTACTACgaatacttcaaaaatcttgcAATATGCGGCGGAGGATCCCCTAGTATCGGTAAAACTTACAGCTCCTCTACATTAAGTTCACAAGTATTTGAAGGAGACAGAGTCGTTGAAAAGATATTCAAGGACTTACCCAAAATATGTGCTTCTCTTGGCTACCCGCTAAGAAAGGTTGAACCTGGTGACAAAACCTACGATCAAAAGCAGCAATTAATAATATCGCTGCCTTTCATTGGCACCATCgagctccaaaaattcAGTGCTATTTCATCATCTTTAAACGAAGAGTCAGCGCTCTTGCTTCTCTcgattcttcttcattctttgaGGACCATTAATGCCGCTTCAACACGCCAAAGATGCATGGTGCTGATATTAGCTTTGTCGCAGTATGTTTCAGATAGCAACAAGCTCGACAGGATCATACCATATATCGTTTCGATGTTTTTCGATGAAAGTCCTAGTGTCCAAGCATTATCAGTACAGGTACTGTCACAGATTTTGACGTTGGTAACAGAGCTCAATAGGGTGAACGAGAACATATTTGTCGAGTACTTAATTCCGCGACTAAAAAAGctaatttcaagctccaaACACTCAGAGTACGTAAGAATGGTTCTCGCCGAGAATATAGGAAACCTCGCGAGGTCAGCAGTTCGTTTCCAAGACATCTCTTACGCGTcatattttgaagaagagcatGATGTACAAGGATTGGAGATTTTGcagaaaatgaaaatgaGGCTTATTCATGGGTTTGAAGAGATTACCATTGCTTTCCTGACGGACAATCAATCGAGCGTAAAGATAGCTCTTTTATCTGATATCCTCCCTCTTTGCGACCTTTTTGTAAGAGAGAAAACTAATGATGTAATACTGAGCCATCTCATTACTTACCTAAATGACAAGAATTCGTCCCTTCGAATAAAACTGATACAAGTGATAACTGGCGTTGCCGTTTTGCTCGGCCCGATTACACTTGAACAATACATTCTACCCCTACTTATTCAAACTGCTACTGATTCCGAAGAACTTGTCGTTGTGACGGTGCTCAAAAGTCTCAAGTCTTTATGCACTATCGGACTTATCCAAAAAAAGTACTTTTTTGACATATCAAGTATTGTATCACCTCTTCTGCTCCACCCCAATATCTGGATTAGGCAGTTTTCGCTAATACTTTTAATCGAAATCTCCCATAAGCTATCGAAAGCCGAAATTTATTGTCTCTTGTACCCAATCATTAGACCctattttgaatttgatgTTCAACTTACGTGGGAGTCAATGGTATCAAGCTGCAAAAAgccagtttcaagaactgtGTACAACATCCTTTGCACCTGGTCCTTACGATCGACAAACAGTctattttggaaacaagTCCcaagcaaacaaaaagactCATTTGGGAACAGCAGTGCTATTTTCATTAACAAAGAATACACGACGAAAAACTACGGGTTTGGTGGTGCTTACAAACTATCTAAAACTTCCTTGAAGCTTGCCGACAATCGGGAGATCATGTTGACAAATGAAGACAAAGGATGGCTTGATAAGATAAAAACTGTaggcttgaaagaaaacgagctttggaaaataGCTGCTCTGAGAGCCTACGTGTTCCGCGTTGCTAAAATGATTGCTCGGAAGCCAGATGCAATCATACCTAATAACCCGCTCCTAGGTAACGAGGCGCTATCAAAAAGAGGCTTCAGCTCATACCGCTTACCAAGGAATGTTTTCTTCGATGTTCAATTTCTCAATGATGAAACTCACATGCGTGATAGCACTCACGTAATCATTAAGCATAGCAATACTCCTGAGCAGGCCATCTCTGAACGCATACCGCGAACGAAATCAATCGATCTCAACAAGTCGTTGCTTCTCAATGCAAAGGCCGCTCCGACATTAAACTCAAATTTAGACAACGTTTATGTCCAACTGGAATGCTCCAAAAGTAAGCCCTTactgaagaaaaaaccTGCATCTTGTCAAAGCGAAGTGAGCCCCTCAAAGTACGTTATAAAAAACAGCTACGAAGGAGGCGACTGTAATGTGGAGAGCTATCTAAGAACAATTGATGTAAAGCCGCCCTTCAAAGCTTATCCTGAGTTTGGCCCCTTTTCTAATCTGAGAGGCGGCACCTCTGGAAAAACCGCTTTTCGTTCTTTAGCTCAGTTGAATTTCGCTTTCCAAGTTGCTGAGCAAAAATCAGCAGCTATCAATGCATTAAGCGCATGCAACAGCCGCTCTTTTATCCTGAGCGGGTCCGATGAGGGAGCCATAAAATTGTGGGACATGGAAAAAATCTTGAAAGGCGAGACTTTCCTTCCTACGGCGAGCTTTCATGCTGGGTCTTCTATTGTGGATATTGTGCCACTGGCTGGATGTGATGTTTTTGCGGTCGCTGCTAAGGATGGCTCCATCTTTCTGCTTAAAATTATCGATTCTGAATCGAAAGGATCCGAACCCTCCACAAGCTCACTTCGGGTAGTCAGAAAGTATTTGCTGGATGACGCATCTGAACATGTTATCAAGCTCGCAACAACCCCTAGGGATGACGAGCCGATGATATATGCTTTGACAAATACGtccaagctttttgttaTTGATCCGAGGACAATGCAGCCAACTAAAATTATTAAAAGTGATCCTTTACACGGCTGCGTGCTTTCTTTTGTTGTTAGCGATGATGAAGCAGCAGTAATTTTGGGAACGTCAAGGGGGATTATAGATGTTTGGGATCTGAGGTTTAAAATTTTAGTTTACAGTTGGACTTTCGCTGATCGCGCCCCCATTGTCAACTTAAACCTATACCCCTCTTTCTCCAAGCGAGACGGAATGAATATCGTGATCGTTGGAGGATCGAGTGAGTGTATTTTCACAATTTGGGACTTCTCAAAATGCCAGTGCAAGTACGTTGTAGCAGACGGGGAATTTGCTCCATCAAGTGGAAGCTTAACGGCTCAAACATTGAAAGCTGATGATAAAGAATTTAAAGCGAGCAACATAGAGGCTGGGCCTATAAGCTCGATTGTTGTTGAGGGTGACAACATTTTAGTTACTGACAACGAGACAAACAGCATCATTTGTTTCAATGTTAAAGAGGGGACCGCTATCACGGCTGTCTTAGGCGTAAATGCGAAAAAGGTTGGCTTTAAGACCTTACAACTTACAGCCACTACAAAGGCAATGGTCAAACAAAAGGCAGCAGAGAGAACTATACCAGAAATCACAAAAAATCTTCATCATAACACCATCAATTCGGCCGTTATGGTCCGTACTGCACTTGACTGGGCTTTAGTTTCTGCGGATCGCTCGGGAATCATGAATATTTATAGATGA
- the SEC8 gene encoding exocyst subunit SEC8 (similar to uniprot|P32855 Saccharomyces cerevisiae YPR055W SEC8 Essential 121kDa subunit of the exocyst complex (Sec3p Sec5p Sec6p Sec8p Sec10p Sec15p Exo70p and Exo84p) which has the essential function of mediating polarized targeting of secretory vesicles to active sites of exocytosis), with protein MDRLKPLPQRRRALSVNNATHSEKVAMNSALDSLQSDLNLISSEWNRVITANANPLELALAFLDDTSVGLGHRYNEFKHLNSRLANDLQHAVNEHYQAFNTNIASYEQTVEFINESQEHIRAIKEDMTASTSALAGTRVQLEELNESSQQSNRILEVLNAIERLLALPDEIEDYVRNKFYSGAKEALLRGSSLAATYNLWKIPTLQTTRQILQSQKHTLFETLVEDISDLIYSKKVSPSKRYQIKLSQAGDNDYSNLESHLFNAADLDIEEQSTTIKSDLEKFLDTLSNQVNFVADHSFALNIKENTYERLFSLLQILNDMGQLHAALDGISSRTKEEMHNIIANATEEMRVKHGSLIKLSTPLESDSDFGLTGEEALSVYLRDFFWKVFLKLLLALQCHRAIYEIARALQPSVMAERYRFGEIWHKTLDEIQMFMTNYTRENKLRVSSLNNVLRGTEINKTYKSKRPLTFSLQNNVDDASSTRDHANNLRDLFKEMFPGFSASTSMKLKSIYLEEETFEQEETLIPPKVFNMAFIFESLLLFVDGCAEIVPLDLAKACVSAVTFFNQFMSQNFLPQLEHSLAHLFEVNVESTNTYLLELQAEGPPIFKAAINFKDLFFKILCILNTSHTYRPKLVAVVLKVLDRFYEYYEGTFARLLGTSSTSRSGKKIINVWLDNESLKTATGKFINGDSTCLGTEISLLLNTCPVFTKQEANFSKQEFFNALTSDTVSSFLNTIIWINNWLPELGKQTTVLEEDNPEAVSTKKLKNEWSSFDFANFENLASADSFKILLNTESCKQFDSVVRSFKIMETELVSCLRYDVRARAIYYVAQLFRESSWCPEMASVELDHNISSLTTEITLLESRMRELIPCNYKNLIFEGLSDMLSETFIAGSRTIVALNHNGVRKLLKNISILQHTCRNIASSPGNVEMSAAREYFNLCASNEHDVIAKYNAGELQRFTLDDIKNILRLQLSEELRRQMKRSSGVGRVTSVSANKRFSDAVNRLQIKRHNE; from the coding sequence ATGGATCGTCTCAAGCCGCTTCCCCAACGGAGACGCGCACTTTCAGTCAACAATGCTACTCACTCTGAAAAGGTTGCCATGAACTCTGCCCTTGATAGCCTCCAGAGCGATTTAAATTTAATTTCGTCAGAATGGAATAGGGTTATAACTGCCAACGCGAACCCATTGGAGCTTGCACTGGCATTCTTAGATGACACCTCTGTTGGTCTTGGCCATAGATACAATGAATTCAAGCACCTCAACTCTCGGCTTGCCAACGACCTTCAACACGCTGTGAATGAACATTATCAGGCATTCAACACAAACATTGCCTCCTATGAGCAGACCGTTGAGTTCATAAACGAGTCTCAGGAACATATTCGTGCGATAAAGGAAGATATGACGGCTTCCACAAGCGCGCTGGCGGGTACGCGGGTTCagcttgaggagctcaACGAGTCATCTCAGCAATCCAATCGGATTCTCGAGGTTCTTAATGCAATAGAAAGGCTCCTCGCTCTACCTGACGAAATCGAAGATTACGTGAGAAACAAATTTTATAGTGGtgcaaaagaagctttatTGCGTGGATCCTCGTTGGCAGCAACATATAACCTTTGGAAAATTCCGACGTTACAAACAACGAGACAGATATTACAATCGCAAAAGCACACACTCTTTGAGACTTTGGTTGAAGATATAAGCGATCTAATTTATTCTAAAAAGGTTTCTCCGAGCAAGCGCTATCAGATCAAATTATCTCAGGCTGGTGACAACGATTACAGTAACCTGGAATCGCACCTTTTCAATGCAGCTGATCTAGACATCGAAGAACAGTCAACCACCATTAAGTCTGACCTGgaaaagtttttggataCATTGAGCAATCAAGTCAATTTTGTCGCGGACCACAGTTTCGCGCTCAATATCAAGGAGAATACTTATGAAAGGCTTTTCAGCTTgcttcaaattttgaatGACATGGGTCAGCTACATGCGGCGCTTGATGGAATCTCAAGTCGcaccaaagaagaaatgcACAACATAATCGCGAATGCAACGGAGGAAATGAGGGTTAAGCATGGttctttgataaaattGTCAACTCCTCTCGAGAGTGACAGTGACTTTGGACTGACGGGCGAAGAAGCATTGTCAGTGTACTTGAGGGActtcttttggaaggtCTTTTtaaagcttcttttggcCCTCCAATGCCATCGCGCAATCTATGAAATTGCTAGAGCCTTGCAACCTTCAGTCATGGCTGAAAGATACCGCTTTGGCGAAATTTGGCATAAGACCCTCGATGAGATACAGATGTTTATGACCAATTACACCAGAGAAAACAAGCTGCGAGTGTCTTCACTAAATAATGTGTTAAGAGGCACcgaaatcaacaaaacctATAAATCCAAAAGGCCGCTTACGTTTTCCTTACAAAACAATGTCGATGACGCCTCCTCAACCCGCGATCACGCAAACAATTTGAGAGACCTGTTCAAAGAGATGTTTCCAGGGTTTTCCGCATCGACCAGTATGAAGCTGAAGTCGATCTATCTTGAGgaagaaacttttgaacaagaGGAAACACTTATCCCCCCTAAGGTCTTCAACATGGCTTTCATTTTCGAGTCACTACTTCTCTTTGTGGACGGATGTGCGGAAATCGTTCCTTTGGACCTTGCAAAAGCTTGCGTTTCCGCTGTGACCTTTTTTAATCAATTCATGagccaaaattttcttccGCAGCTTGAACACTCGTTAGCCCATCTATTCGAGGTCAACGTCGAAAGCACTAACACGTATCTTCTGGAACTGCAAGCGGAAGGGCCACCTATATTTAAGGCTGCGATAAACTTTAAGGATctatttttcaaaattctttgCATTTTGAACACGTCGCACACTTACCGCCcgaagcttgttgctgtAGTTTTAAAGGTTCTCGATAGGTTCTATGAGTATTATGAAGGAACATTTGCAAGGCTCCTGGGCACATCCTCCACTTCAAGATCTGGGAAAAAGATAATTAATGTCTGGCTTGATAACGAATCCTTAAAAACTGCGACAGGAAAATTTATAAATGGAGATTCCACTTGTCTCGGCACGGAAATTTCTTTGTTGCTTAATACTTGTCCAGTATTTACTAAGCAGGAGGCAAACTTCAGTAAGcaagaatttttcaatgcgCTCACCTCGGACACAGTATCATCCTTTTTGAACACTATTATTTGGATCAATAACTGGCTTCCAGAACTTGGCAAACAAACAacagttcttgaagaagataatccagaagctgtCAGcacaaaaaagctcaaaaatgagTGGTCGTCATTTGATTTCGcgaattttgaaaacctgGCGTCGGCCGACAGTTTCAAGATTCTACTAAATACTGAAAGTTGCAAACAGTTTGATAGCGTTGTTcgaagcttcaaaatcatggAAACAGAGCTGGTGAGTTGCCTGAGGTATGATGTTAGAGCGAGGGCCATCTACTACGTTGCACAACTTTTCCGCGAGTCATCCTGGTGCCCTGAAATGGCTAGCGTCGAGCTTGACCATAACATTTCTTCTCTTACTACAGAGATAACTTTGTTGGAAAGCAGAATGAGGGAATTAATACCTTGCAATTACAAAAACCTTATATTTGAAGGCCTTTCTGACATGCTTTCGGAAACATTTATCGCGGGATCGCGTACGATAGTTGCCCTCAATCATAACGGGGTAAGGAAATTACTAAAAAACATCAGTATTCTTCAACACACTTGTAGAAATATCGCATCATCGCCTGGAAATGTGGAGATGTCTGCTGCCCGGGAATATTTCAATCTCTGTGCCTCCAATGAACATGATGTTATTGCCAAATACAACGCTGGTGAATTGCAAAGATTTACACTCGATGATATTAAAAATATACTGAGATTGCAATTGAGTGAAGAACTGAGACGTcaaatgaaaagaagcagcgGCGTGGGGAGAGTTACATCCGTATCAGCGAATAAGCGCTTCTCAGATGCTGTAAATCGGTTGCAAATCAAGAGACATAACGAATAA